A DNA window from Sulfitobacter sp. BSw21498 contains the following coding sequences:
- a CDS encoding CAP domain-containing protein, protein MIRLFSILIFLTVALAACTPAPQTMASDGRAAPSVYKIGRNDTGKLQFRMLDSVNALRGASGLSQVQLNAQLNAAAATHARDMAVQNRPWHFGSDGSSPVDRIQRVGYTGALVGEVISETYETELETLAAWMEQPDTRRIVMSKDALNMGFSWHQEENGKIWWTMVMGK, encoded by the coding sequence ATGATCCGTCTGTTTTCAATCCTTATTTTCCTGACCGTGGCGCTGGCGGCTTGTACCCCTGCGCCGCAAACCATGGCATCTGACGGCCGCGCGGCCCCATCCGTGTACAAGATCGGCCGCAATGACACCGGCAAATTGCAGTTCCGCATGCTGGATTCCGTAAACGCGCTGCGCGGTGCTTCGGGTCTTTCGCAGGTGCAACTGAACGCACAGCTTAACGCCGCCGCAGCAACCCATGCGCGCGATATGGCCGTGCAAAACCGCCCGTGGCACTTTGGGTCGGACGGGTCGTCGCCCGTCGATCGTATTCAGCGCGTGGGCTATACCGGTGCGTTGGTCGGCGAAGTCATCTCGGAGACCTACGAGACAGAGCTGGAAACCCTCGCCGCCTGGATGGAACAACCAGATACCCGCCGAATCGTCATGTCCAAAGACGCTTTGAACATGGGCTTTTCCTGGCACCAGGAAGAAAACGGCAAGATCTGGTGGACGATGGTGATGGGAAAGTGA
- the hemH gene encoding ferrochelatase, with protein MTQLRPANAQPDHPAVPSAKVGILLANLGTPDNYDYWSMRRYLSEFLSDRRVIDYSPWKWQPLLQLVILSKRPFTSGAAYKSIWNHEAGESPLMTITKQQTAKIKEAMQARYGDAVMVDFCMRYGNPSTQSKVAAMTAAGCQKILFFPLYPHYAGATSATANDAFFAALGKEKWQPAARTVQPYFDRPDYIKALATSIEKAYAKMETKPDKLLCSYHGVPLRYLMEGDPYHCQCQKTTRLLKERLGWDDTQIMTTFQSKFGPEEWLQPYTVEEVARQAEAGNKKIAVCAPAFSADCIETLEEINEEIKESFEHAGGEEFHYIPCLNDDALHIKALSNVIEENLQGWID; from the coding sequence ATGACGCAGCTGCGCCCAGCCAATGCCCAACCTGACCACCCCGCCGTTCCCTCCGCCAAGGTGGGCATCTTGCTGGCCAACCTCGGCACGCCAGACAACTACGATTACTGGTCAATGCGCCGTTATCTATCGGAATTTCTGTCTGATCGCCGCGTGATCGACTATAGCCCGTGGAAATGGCAACCGTTGCTTCAGCTGGTGATTTTGTCGAAACGCCCGTTCACCAGCGGTGCCGCCTACAAGTCGATCTGGAACCACGAGGCGGGGGAAAGCCCGCTGATGACCATCACCAAACAGCAAACCGCGAAGATAAAAGAGGCGATGCAGGCGCGGTATGGTGACGCAGTTATGGTCGATTTTTGCATGCGCTACGGCAACCCGTCGACCCAGTCCAAGGTCGCTGCGATGACCGCTGCGGGCTGTCAGAAGATCTTGTTCTTTCCGCTTTATCCGCACTACGCCGGTGCCACATCGGCTACCGCAAATGATGCGTTTTTCGCGGCGTTAGGCAAAGAGAAATGGCAGCCCGCCGCGCGTACGGTTCAGCCCTATTTCGACCGCCCCGACTATATCAAAGCGCTCGCCACCTCGATCGAGAAGGCCTACGCCAAGATGGAGACAAAGCCCGACAAGCTATTGTGCTCCTACCACGGTGTCCCGCTGCGCTATCTGATGGAGGGCGACCCCTATCACTGCCAGTGTCAGAAAACGACGCGCCTGTTGAAAGAACGGCTGGGCTGGGATGACACGCAGATCATGACCACCTTCCAGTCGAAGTTCGGCCCCGAAGAATGGCTACAGCCCTATACCGTGGAAGAGGTCGCGCGGCAGGCCGAAGCCGGCAACAAAAAGATCGCCGTCTGCGCCCCGGCCTTTTCAGCCGATTGCATCGAAACGCTCGAAGAGATCAACGAAGAGATCAAGGAAAGCTTTGAACATGCGGGCGGCGAGGAGTTTCACTATATCCCCTGCCTCAATGACGACGCTCTGCACATCAAGGCGCTGTCGAATGTGATCGAGGAAAACCTACAGGGCTGGATCGACTGA
- a CDS encoding MarR family winged helix-turn-helix transcriptional regulator has translation MTENRNSLAITLISELLSADQRMRTRLTRALPKGMEISHFSVLNNLAWHDGEKTPAQLAETFNVTRGAMTNTLNKLVWAGYVHIRPDWDDARRKMVAISPAGRNARDHAIRQISPLINDVADDLGEAQVRATLETLRALRRQLEG, from the coding sequence ATGACGGAAAATCGAAACTCACTTGCGATCACCTTGATCAGCGAATTGCTGTCGGCTGATCAACGGATGCGCACCCGGCTGACCCGGGCGCTGCCTAAAGGGATGGAGATTTCTCATTTTTCGGTGCTGAACAATCTGGCATGGCATGACGGCGAAAAGACCCCCGCGCAACTGGCCGAAACGTTCAACGTTACCCGTGGCGCGATGACGAATACGCTGAACAAACTGGTTTGGGCGGGCTATGTGCATATCCGCCCGGATTGGGACGATGCGCGGCGCAAGATGGTGGCGATCAGCCCTGCGGGCCGGAATGCGCGGGACCATGCGATCCGGCAAATATCCCCGTTGATCAATGACGTGGCGGATGATCTGGGCGAGGCGCAGGTGCGTGCCACGCTCGAAACCCTACGCGCCCTGCGGCGCCAGCTGGAAGGCTGA
- a CDS encoding class I SAM-dependent RNA methyltransferase has translation MTEYTIQRLGHLGDGIASGPLFAPMTLPGEVVTGTPDGQTLTDIRIVRPSENRVAPPCRHFKACGGCQLQHASDDFVAEFKLGVVKASLDAHGIETVFKPLQTSPAQSRRRATFAAKRTKKGAMAGFHGRGSDVVIEIPGCQLLDPAVLGALPIAEKLAVIGTSRKAPLAVTVTASRGGLDISVQNGKELDGPLRQELAHLCDILGLARLTWDGDVIAMRTPPVQRFGAAKVTPPPGAFLQATPHGEAALITAVREAVGDARHVIDLFAGSGTFSLPLADRAEVHAVEGDAAMTAALDHGWRMSTGLKPVTHETRDLFRRPLLPDELAKTDAVVIDPPRAGAEAQIAEIVKAMPPVLAYVSCNPVTFARDAAVLIAAGYTLNWVQVVDQFRWSSHVELAAQFTAPEVQRKRK, from the coding sequence ATGACAGAATATACAATCCAGCGACTTGGCCACCTGGGCGACGGCATTGCGTCCGGCCCTTTATTTGCACCGATGACCCTGCCGGGCGAGGTGGTCACAGGCACGCCTGACGGGCAGACCCTGACCGATATTCGTATCGTCAGACCGTCTGAAAACCGGGTCGCGCCCCCGTGCCGTCACTTCAAGGCCTGTGGCGGATGTCAGTTGCAGCATGCATCAGATGATTTCGTTGCGGAATTCAAGCTGGGCGTGGTCAAAGCGTCGCTGGATGCTCATGGGATAGAGACTGTTTTCAAGCCTCTCCAGACCTCGCCAGCGCAATCGCGCCGTCGTGCGACCTTTGCAGCGAAGCGTACCAAAAAGGGTGCGATGGCCGGTTTCCACGGGCGCGGGTCCGATGTCGTGATCGAAATTCCAGGGTGTCAGTTGTTGGACCCTGCCGTATTGGGCGCACTGCCAATTGCCGAAAAGCTGGCCGTGATCGGGACCAGCCGCAAGGCACCACTGGCCGTGACAGTGACCGCATCGCGAGGCGGGCTCGATATCTCGGTCCAGAACGGCAAGGAGCTTGACGGCCCGCTGCGGCAAGAGCTGGCGCATTTGTGTGACATTCTGGGGCTGGCGCGGCTGACCTGGGACGGAGACGTGATCGCCATGCGCACGCCGCCGGTACAGCGGTTCGGCGCGGCCAAGGTGACGCCCCCGCCCGGCGCGTTCCTGCAAGCCACCCCCCATGGCGAGGCCGCATTGATCACTGCTGTGCGCGAGGCTGTTGGCGATGCGCGCCACGTGATCGATCTTTTTGCGGGATCTGGGACGTTCAGTCTGCCCTTGGCTGATCGTGCAGAGGTACATGCGGTCGAGGGTGACGCCGCCATGACCGCGGCGCTGGACCACGGGTGGCGCATGTCGACCGGCCTAAAGCCCGTCACGCACGAGACCCGAGACCTGTTCCGCCGTCCCTTGCTGCCCGATGAACTGGCCAAGACCGACGCGGTCGTAATCGACCCGCCACGTGCCGGCGCAGAGGCGCAGATTGCCGAGATCGTCAAAGCGATGCCGCCAGTTCTGGCTTATGTTTCGTGCAACCCGGTCACCTTTGCGCGGGATGCCGCTGTGCTGATTGCCGCCGGTTATACGTTGAATTGGGTGCAAGTCGTTGATCAATTCCGCTGGTCATCCCATGTGGAGCTGGCAGCGCAATTCACTGCGCCGGAAGTACAACGCAAGCGCAAATAA
- the grxC gene encoding glutaredoxin 3, which translates to MQPVEIYTSPLCGFCHAAKRLLNEKGISFAEVDVLAQPERKSEMITRANGGRTVPQIFIGDTHVGGCDDLYALERAGKLDALLAA; encoded by the coding sequence ATGCAACCTGTCGAGATCTATACATCGCCGCTTTGCGGTTTTTGCCATGCTGCCAAACGTCTGCTGAATGAAAAAGGCATCAGCTTTGCCGAAGTCGACGTGTTGGCCCAGCCAGAGCGCAAGTCCGAGATGATCACGCGTGCCAATGGCGGGCGCACGGTGCCGCAAATCTTTATCGGAGATACCCATGTCGGCGGCTGTGACGATCTGTATGCACTGGAACGTGCGGGCAAGCTGGACGCGTTGTTGGCAGCCTGA
- a CDS encoding L,D-transpeptidase family protein: MKRRNLILGGTALVALGACSSSKFKRYNGPQVTYVIVNKGDRRMYLMHHDKVLESYDIKLGFAPVGHKVYEGDGRTPEGIYRIDRRNPNSRFHLSIGIDYPNEMDRARANEMGKSPGGDIFIHGQKTAKDKNRTDWTWGCISVTNDEMEDIYAMVGNNTPIALNP; this comes from the coding sequence ATGAAACGCAGAAATCTGATTCTGGGTGGCACCGCGCTTGTGGCGCTTGGGGCCTGCAGCAGCAGTAAATTTAAACGGTACAACGGGCCACAGGTCACCTATGTGATCGTCAACAAAGGCGACCGACGGATGTACCTGATGCACCACGATAAGGTGTTGGAATCATATGATATCAAACTGGGATTCGCACCCGTAGGCCATAAGGTCTATGAGGGGGACGGCCGTACGCCCGAAGGAATCTATCGGATCGACCGGCGCAATCCGAACAGTCGGTTCCACCTATCGATCGGGATCGATTACCCCAACGAGATGGACCGGGCGCGCGCCAATGAGATGGGTAAAAGCCCCGGTGGCGATATCTTTATCCACGGTCAAAAGACTGCCAAGGACAAGAATCGCACGGATTGGACGTGGGGATGTATCTCTGTCACTAATGACGAGATGGAGGATATCTACGCGATGGTCGGCAATAATACACCCATCGCGCTGAACCCCTGA
- a CDS encoding L,D-transpeptidase, translating to MSDKKFTLSSRRAFLAGSAAMLATPALAQSSVNGDATTETERDLTESVRRNTSSFRTLDWQPYFTNTKNGAILVDIDSRAVHYWSEDQSIYKLYPSSVPLTEELTRRGRTSVIQKVVGPTWRPTPSMLERNPEWPAVIGPGPDNPLGTHALYLSWTYYRIHGTHDTRKIGRRSSNGCVGLYNEHIAELFGMANVGTQVLLI from the coding sequence ATGTCTGATAAGAAATTTACCCTTTCGTCACGCCGTGCCTTCCTTGCAGGAAGCGCCGCGATGCTCGCAACACCTGCCTTGGCCCAAAGCAGTGTGAACGGCGACGCGACGACCGAGACGGAGCGTGACCTGACCGAAAGCGTGCGCCGCAACACCTCTAGCTTCCGCACGCTGGATTGGCAGCCCTATTTCACCAACACCAAGAACGGCGCCATTCTGGTCGATATCGACAGCCGCGCCGTGCATTACTGGTCCGAAGACCAGTCGATCTACAAGCTGTACCCCTCTAGCGTGCCGCTGACCGAAGAGCTGACCCGCCGTGGTCGTACCAGCGTTATCCAAAAGGTTGTCGGCCCTACATGGCGCCCCACACCGTCGATGCTGGAACGTAACCCGGAATGGCCTGCGGTCATCGGGCCGGGCCCTGACAACCCCTTGGGCACCCATGCGCTGTACCTCAGCTGGACGTATTATCGTATCCATGGGACGCATGACACACGCAAGATCGGCCGTCGTTCGTCGAATGGCTGTGTCGGCCTGTACAATGAACATATCGCTGAACTTTTCGGCATGGCAAACGTAGGCACCCAAGTGTTGCTTATTTGA
- a CDS encoding carbon-nitrogen hydrolase family protein, with product MQAALIQLNVSDTPARNLAGTVEMVRDAAAQGAEFILTPEVTNCVSTSRDHQRSVLQHEDNDITLAALRDAAREAGIWLLIGSLGLKTGDADGRFANRSFLIDPQGQIKARYDKIHMFDVDIDEGESYRESAGYRPGDQAVVAQTPFAKIGMSICYDMRFPKLYQALADAGATILTMPAAFSPVTGAAHWHTLLRARAIETGCFVLAPAQTGTHHSDRHKTRDTFGHSLVVAPWGEVLLDAGTAPGIYPFTLEMARVQEARTRVPSLANRREFGAP from the coding sequence ATGCAGGCGGCCCTGATCCAGCTGAATGTCAGCGACACACCGGCCCGCAATCTGGCGGGCACGGTAGAGATGGTGCGCGATGCTGCGGCGCAGGGGGCTGAATTTATCCTCACCCCCGAGGTGACGAACTGCGTGTCCACCAGCCGCGATCATCAGCGCAGTGTTTTGCAGCACGAGGACAACGACATCACTCTAGCCGCACTGCGCGACGCGGCGCGAGAGGCTGGCATCTGGTTGTTGATCGGATCGCTGGGGCTCAAGACGGGGGATGCGGACGGGCGCTTTGCCAACCGGTCGTTCCTGATTGATCCGCAGGGGCAGATCAAAGCCCGCTATGACAAGATCCACATGTTCGACGTGGATATCGACGAAGGTGAAAGCTACCGCGAATCAGCGGGCTACCGTCCCGGCGATCAAGCCGTTGTGGCGCAGACCCCTTTTGCCAAAATCGGGATGAGCATCTGTTACGATATGCGCTTTCCCAAGCTTTATCAGGCGCTGGCGGATGCGGGGGCCACGATCCTGACCATGCCTGCCGCGTTTTCCCCTGTGACCGGTGCCGCGCATTGGCATACGCTGCTGCGCGCCCGCGCGATCGAGACAGGGTGTTTCGTGTTGGCCCCCGCGCAAACCGGCACCCATCACAGCGATCGTCACAAGACCCGCGACACCTTTGGCCATTCGCTGGTCGTCGCCCCGTGGGGAGAGGTGCTTTTGGATGCCGGCACCGCGCCGGGCATTTACCCGTTCACGCTGGAAATGGCGCGTGTACAAGAGGCACGTACCCGCGTACCCAGTCTTGCCAACCGGCGGGAATTTGGGGCACCTTAG
- a CDS encoding ABC transporter ATP-binding protein gives MPFKWIDPFSPADTAPPRRLAAFFRWALKGSGAALCVAGVLSICAGVIEVMAALVLGWVVDAALAAEAGAVFADHTGLLLAGLAFFLLLRPALFGVSSYMQSIVVAPNVFNLVLSRLHRYTLGQAVTFFDNDFAGRISQKEMQTSRALTDVVTEVLHTVLFAAASFIGAVMLLGTVDWRIAAGLVLWMVGYVFLIRHFMPRVRKFSKARAGARAMVTGQVVDTITNIKTVKLFAHADHEDRAALGAMRKFLDTSLDFGRVSVSFRFWLMAIAGVLPVLLVGGALWYWSLGLVTAGDIAATGAVSLRLAQMTGWVSFTLMALYANMGEVEDGMRTLAAPQQLRDADGAADLDVHEGAIQFDGLRFTYGRDTGGIEDLNLSIKPGEKLGIVGASGAGKSTLVSLLLRLYPAEQGHILIDGQDVSQVTKQSLRRQIGMVTQETAMFNRSAFDNIRYGKPDATQAEVIAAARKAEAHAFIESMQDHTGRSGYDAHLGERGVKLSGGQRQRIALARAILKDAPILILDEATSALDSEVEASIQSALTRVMKGKTVMAIAHRLSTLTEMDRIAVMDAGRIVEIGTHEALLAKDGLYARYWQRQSGGFLDMKAAE, from the coding sequence ATGCCGTTCAAATGGATCGACCCGTTTTCCCCCGCCGACACCGCGCCGCCGCGCCGTCTGGCGGCTTTCTTTCGTTGGGCTTTAAAGGGCAGCGGTGCCGCGCTTTGTGTGGCGGGGGTGCTCTCCATCTGCGCTGGCGTGATCGAGGTCATGGCCGCATTGGTCCTTGGCTGGGTTGTTGACGCAGCACTTGCGGCAGAGGCGGGGGCCGTTTTTGCGGACCATACGGGGCTGCTGTTGGCGGGACTGGCGTTCTTTTTGCTGCTGCGTCCGGCGCTGTTTGGCGTCAGTTCGTATATGCAGTCGATCGTCGTGGCACCCAATGTGTTCAACCTCGTGCTATCACGGTTGCATCGCTACACGCTGGGACAAGCGGTCACGTTCTTCGACAATGATTTCGCGGGCCGGATTTCCCAAAAGGAAATGCAGACCAGCCGTGCGCTGACCGATGTTGTGACCGAGGTGCTGCACACGGTGCTGTTCGCGGCGGCGTCCTTTATCGGGGCGGTGATGCTTTTGGGGACGGTGGACTGGCGTATCGCTGCTGGTTTGGTGTTGTGGATGGTGGGGTATGTCTTTTTGATCCGCCATTTCATGCCTCGGGTGCGCAAATTTTCAAAGGCGCGGGCAGGCGCGCGCGCGATGGTGACGGGGCAGGTGGTCGATACGATCACCAATATCAAGACCGTGAAACTGTTCGCCCATGCCGACCACGAAGACCGCGCCGCCTTAGGCGCGATGCGCAAATTTCTGGACACGAGCCTCGATTTTGGGCGGGTTAGTGTGTCTTTCCGGTTCTGGCTGATGGCGATTGCAGGGGTTCTGCCGGTGCTGCTGGTGGGCGGCGCGCTATGGTATTGGTCACTTGGGTTGGTGACGGCGGGTGATATCGCTGCAACGGGGGCGGTGTCGCTGCGGCTGGCGCAAATGACCGGCTGGGTCAGTTTTACGCTCATGGCGCTTTATGCGAATATGGGCGAGGTCGAGGACGGTATGCGCACCCTCGCGGCCCCGCAGCAGCTGCGTGATGCGGATGGCGCCGCGGATCTGGATGTTCACGAAGGGGCGATCCAGTTTGATGGGCTGCGCTTTACCTATGGCCGCGACACAGGCGGCATCGAAGATCTGAACCTGTCGATCAAGCCGGGCGAAAAATTGGGGATTGTAGGGGCCTCTGGCGCAGGTAAATCGACCTTGGTTTCCCTTCTGTTACGGCTCTATCCTGCGGAACAGGGTCACATTTTGATCGACGGGCAGGATGTGAGCCAAGTGACCAAGCAAAGCTTGCGGCGTCAGATCGGGATGGTCACGCAGGAAACCGCTATGTTCAACCGGTCGGCGTTCGACAACATACGCTACGGTAAGCCCGATGCGACCCAAGCCGAGGTGATCGCCGCCGCCCGCAAAGCCGAAGCGCATGCGTTCATCGAAAGTATGCAGGACCACACGGGCCGCAGCGGCTATGACGCGCATTTGGGCGAACGTGGTGTGAAGCTGTCGGGCGGGCAACGTCAACGCATCGCGCTGGCACGGGCGATCCTGAAAGACGCACCAATCCTGATATTGGATGAGGCAACCAGCGCGCTTGATAGCGAGGTCGAAGCATCAATCCAAAGCGCACTGACCCGGGTGATGAAGGGCAAGACCGTGATGGCCATCGCGCACCGCCTTTCAACCCTGACCGAGATGGACCGCATCGCTGTAATGGACGCTGGCCGCATCGTAGAGATAGGCACCCACGAGGCGTTGCTGGCCAAAGACGGGCTTTATGCACGGTACTGGCAGCGGCAGTCAGGTGGGTTTTTGGATATGAAGGCCGCAGAATAA
- a CDS encoding ion transporter, whose amino-acid sequence MRERLGRWVEGRAVSNFIIGVIVFNAALLGMETAPSLMEKYGAVILFLDRVCLFIFVAEITLKIFARGIGFFRNGWNVFDFTVVAIALVPAVQGLSVLRALRILRVLRVLSVAPRLRRVVEGFITALPGMGSVFLLMTIIFYIGSVIATKLFSTHFPEWFGSLPASAYSLFQIMTLESWSMGIVRPVMEVYPYAWVFFVPFILVTTFAVVNLLVGLIVNSMQDAHNEEETVRTDAYRLEVMEKLEAIEKRLAETTRQ is encoded by the coding sequence ATGCGGGAACGTCTGGGAAGATGGGTCGAAGGACGGGCCGTCAGCAATTTCATCATCGGTGTCATTGTGTTCAACGCCGCCCTGCTGGGCATGGAAACCGCGCCTTCGTTGATGGAAAAATATGGCGCGGTAATCCTGTTTCTCGACCGCGTATGTCTGTTCATTTTCGTCGCTGAAATCACTCTCAAGATCTTTGCGCGCGGGATCGGGTTCTTTCGCAACGGTTGGAATGTATTCGACTTTACCGTCGTTGCCATCGCGCTGGTGCCTGCCGTGCAAGGCCTGTCGGTACTGCGCGCATTGCGTATTTTGCGGGTGTTGCGCGTGCTATCCGTCGCCCCCCGTCTGCGCCGCGTCGTCGAAGGTTTCATCACCGCGCTGCCCGGCATGGGCTCGGTCTTTTTGCTGATGACTATTATCTTTTATATCGGTTCGGTGATCGCGACCAAGCTGTTCAGCACTCACTTTCCTGAATGGTTCGGATCGCTGCCCGCCAGCGCCTATAGCCTGTTCCAGATCATGACGCTGGAAAGCTGGTCGATGGGCATCGTGCGGCCCGTGATGGAAGTGTACCCTTATGCGTGGGTGTTTTTCGTGCCGTTTATTCTGGTCACGACCTTTGCCGTGGTGAACTTGCTGGTCGGTCTGATTGTGAACTCGATGCAGGATGCGCATAACGAAGAAGAAACCGTGCGCACCGATGCCTACCGGCTTGAGGTGATGGAGAAGCTGGAAGCGATCGAAAAGCGGCTGGCAGAGACCACCCGCCAGTAA
- a CDS encoding ComF family protein codes for MRGQLQTAVALIYPPSCLACGAPVDGDGGLCGPCWRDTAFIDGVVCETCGVPLLGDGADGDALCDACLAHPPLWDHGRAALLYRETGRRLVLALKHGDRQDIAKPAGRWMARVIAPFVTPTTLVIPVPLHWSRLWKRRFNQSALLAKAIARERGLGWCPDALRRVRRTQSLDGKGRGERFAHLDGAITAHPRRAHLMAGRPVLLVDDVMTSGATLQAAALACLAVGAGPICIVTLARVAKDT; via the coding sequence ATGCGAGGCCAGTTACAAACCGCAGTTGCGTTGATTTACCCGCCGTCCTGTCTGGCGTGCGGCGCACCTGTGGACGGGGATGGCGGGCTATGCGGCCCGTGCTGGCGCGATACGGCGTTTATTGACGGCGTTGTCTGTGAGACCTGCGGTGTGCCATTGCTGGGCGACGGTGCCGACGGGGATGCTTTATGCGACGCCTGTCTGGCCCATCCGCCTTTGTGGGATCATGGGCGGGCGGCGCTGCTATACCGCGAGACGGGGCGCCGTCTGGTTCTGGCGCTCAAGCATGGCGACCGTCAGGACATCGCCAAACCCGCAGGCCGCTGGATGGCACGCGTGATTGCGCCGTTCGTCACGCCCACGACGCTGGTCATACCGGTGCCGCTACATTGGTCGCGGCTGTGGAAACGGCGGTTCAACCAGTCGGCCCTGCTCGCCAAGGCGATTGCCCGCGAGCGGGGGCTCGGGTGGTGCCCCGATGCGCTGCGCAGGGTCAGGCGTACGCAATCGCTGGATGGCAAAGGGCGGGGCGAACGCTTTGCCCATCTGGACGGTGCGATCACGGCCCACCCGCGCCGCGCCCACTTAATGGCGGGGCGGCCTGTGCTGTTGGTGGATGATGTGATGACCTCTGGTGCGACGTTGCAGGCGGCGGCTTTGGCCTGTCTGGCGGTCGGGGCAGGTCCAATCTGCATTGTGACACTGGCAAGAGTGGCAAAAGATACTTAA
- a CDS encoding SAM-dependent methyltransferase gives MNASHTLTDRAALTRHRSRATDDALFLHRAAFEEVDDRLALVNRSFKSAAIVTGFPQVWGALHPNATLVSDTDTLALIQGAHDLVVHAMGMHWANDPVGQIIQSRRALQPDGLFLSVGFGGQTLHELRACLGQAEAAITGGLSPRIAPMAELRDIGGLLQRAGLALPVADSVTLTVEYTDIWHLMRDLRAMGEANAMDSRLRRPSGRAIFEAAGQLYRDHYATPEGRIKATFELVFLAGWAPADSQPKPLRPGSAQHRLADALATAETPLRD, from the coding sequence ATGAACGCTTCACACACCCTGACAGATCGCGCGGCCCTGACCCGCCACCGCAGCCGCGCCACAGATGACGCCCTGTTTCTGCACCGTGCCGCCTTTGAAGAAGTCGATGATCGGCTGGCTTTGGTTAACAGAAGCTTTAAATCTGCGGCGATTGTCACAGGTTTTCCGCAGGTCTGGGGCGCATTGCACCCGAATGCGACGCTGGTCAGCGATACGGACACGCTGGCGCTGATCCAAGGCGCGCATGATCTGGTGGTACATGCCATGGGGATGCATTGGGCGAATGATCCGGTGGGGCAGATCATCCAGTCGCGCCGTGCACTGCAACCGGACGGGCTGTTCCTCAGCGTCGGGTTTGGTGGGCAAACCCTGCACGAACTGCGCGCCTGTCTGGGGCAAGCCGAAGCCGCGATCACCGGCGGCCTGTCGCCGCGCATCGCCCCCATGGCCGAACTGCGCGACATCGGCGGGCTGCTGCAACGCGCGGGACTTGCCCTGCCGGTGGCCGATTCCGTGACGTTGACCGTTGAATATACCGACATTTGGCACCTGATGCGCGACCTGCGCGCCATGGGCGAGGCCAACGCGATGGACAGCCGGTTGCGCCGCCCCAGTGGCCGCGCGATTTTTGAGGCCGCGGGGCAGCTTTACCGAGACCACTATGCGACCCCAGAGGGGCGCATCAAAGCGACGTTTGAGCTGGTGTTTCTGGCAGGATGGGCACCGGCGGACAGCCAGCCAAAACCCTTGCGACCCGGCTCTGCGCAGCATCGGTTGGCGGATGCGCTGGCCACGGCCGAAACGCCGCTGCGCGATTGA